From Triticum aestivum cultivar Chinese Spring chromosome 7B, IWGSC CS RefSeq v2.1, whole genome shotgun sequence:
CTGCAGGCGCTGGGCGTGCATCAGTCCTTGGGATTGCTAGGCGTTACGTGCCACGGCTGCCCGCCGGGTCTCCTTCTCGAAGCCGTACATGTGCGTGCCTATCTACTTTTATTCCTTCGTTGTTTCGTTTGGTAGGCTGTTTTGCTGAGGAAGTTGATTGTTGTTTTGTTCTTGTGTTGTTAGGCGATGGTTAGTTTCCCTTTCTGAGTAGGCGAAGTTTGTAAAGACCATATCCGAACCGCATGGCAATAAACagagccactttgcaacaatgcaggaagcggctaggaaagatgtggagagggcatttggtgtCCTTCAAGCTCGTTGGGGAATTGTTCATGCCGCTGCAATGATGCGGGAATTGGAAACTTTGTGGCAACTCATGGCATGTTGTGTTATTTTGCACAATATGATTATGGGGAATGACGATGATGGTGTAGCCCAAACCAATGACTTCGAAGCATCAGGAGAACGGAAAGATCGAGGTGCAACTTAGCTCATGAACTTTTTGCAGATGCATCCGAATCTTCGAGATCACTCATCAGGTGCACGCGTagctactcaatgatcttgtgaAACATACGTATGTGGACCCACAGTGAAAACCAAAGAGCCGATGTTTGAGTTTTGTACTTAAGATAAATTTCACGTAAACACTATTTATGTTCGGTAAGAAACATTAGTATTTACGTGAGGCAATGACATGTGTGATCAACATGCATGGATCTGAGAGTCCGGATTTAAAATATGAGGATGCCAAGAGCGAAATGTGAGGGCTTGACCGGATGTGTGTGCGGATGTGCTCGGACGCGTCCGCAGACGTATAGGGACGGCTTTGCCAAATCCGGCTGTAATACTCTTATATGGTAACACTTTCAAAAATTTAAATACCTCTCGGTAAGTATCGTAGTAGTTGAGGAAAAAAATCTCTCTGCTTGCCGCTCAGAAGGGGAGACACTTGCCGGTTGCCACGACATGTCATGCCTGGCCCccaaatgacatgtggggccaaatGCTACCGCTCTAGAACGTTCTCCATCAACGACGGTAGTACTCCCTGCCGCACCGCGCTCGTTCCACCACATTTCAGAAGTTTCCATCACCTTCCAGACTCCCCGCCTACGGCGACCTATATAATCTCCTTCCCCCTCCCGTCGCATCACAACCAAAGCATTCCACAAAATCAAGAAGCAGACAAGCAGTCCAACGCCGAGGAGATCAATCACAATCACCGAGTGAGAATGGAGGGCAGGATGTTCGGGCTGGAGACCCCGCTGATGACGGCGCTGCAGCACCTGCTGGACGTCCCAGACGGCGAGTCCGGCGGAGCCGGCAGTGCCGGCGGTGAGAAGCAGGGCCCGACGCGCGCCTACGTCCGGGACGCGCGCGCCATGGCGGCCACCCCCGCCGACGTGAAGGAGCTGCCGGACGCGTACGCCTTCGTGGTGGACATGCCGGGGCTCGGGTCCGGCGACATCAAGGTGCAGGTGGAGGACGAGCGGGTGCTGGTGATCAGCGGCGAGCGCCggagggaggagaaggaggacgCCAAGTACCTGCGGATGGAGCGCCGCATGGGCAAGCTGATGCGCAAGTTCGTGCTCCCCGAGAACGCCGACATGGAGAAGATCTCCGCCGTGTGCCGCGACGGCGTGCTCACCGTCTCCGTCGAGAagctgccgccgccggagcccaagaagcccaagaccaTCCAGGTCCAGGTCGCCTGAGATGCGTCTGCGTGCGCGTCGAATCGAAGCAGAGTGCGAGTGAGTAGCGAGTTTCCTGTGATGAGCGATGGTCTGTCTGTCTTTTGGTTTCGTCTGCTGGAGGGTGTGTGCCGTGTCACTCTTGATGTTTCGTTAGTGGAAACGGGGATGTTCTGCGGCTTCGCCATGCGAATCTCTTGGCCAcatttctctactcctataaaatacccagttggtggtgatggtgtgcctgccataccTGATTTTCGACCGTCAGATGTCATCCAACGCATGGGAGCTAACTATGGTTTATGTTTGTAAAAAACGCCTTATTCTCTTCGTTCAGCTCCAGCCATCCCCTCATTATCCAAATCCTATGAGCGAAGGCATTGGATCCTTCACGAAAACGAAAGGAAACAGTGGAACCAAAAAGGGCAGCGCCGCTGCCGCTCCacacgccgccggcgccgccgacgCAGTCCGCTCCTAACACCCTCTTCCGCCTCCTCACTGCAGCAACATCCCCACCTCTCACTACCACCTCCCCCCTCCGACCCTCCCCGATTTCTCCCCCCGCCTGCCCCGTCTCCTCCGACGCCGACGTGGGCAAAcacgcagccgccgccgctcgtCCCCGGAGTccgcgacgcctcccctccctggTCCTTTGATGTAGCAGCCCCTGCGCCCACCGATTCCCCCTCCTCCCGGTTGTCTCCCCTACCCCATCTACTCCGACGCCGATGTCGGCAAGTACGCCGCCGGCGCCGTCCGCCTCTGATTCCGCGACCCCTCTCTTACCTTATTCTCTGACGCAGCAGCCCAGCCGCCCACCATCTCCCCATCCTTCCCGGCGTCTCCTCCTTCCCGCACCCCATCTCCTACGACGCCGACGTTGGCACGTACGCCGCCGGCACGTTCCGTCCCCCGAGCTCGCGACGCCACTCCTGCCTCCTCCTCTGATGCAGAAACCGGGCcgcccaccacctcctcctcctcctggccggctctTCAGCGACGCCGGCGCCAGCTTCCCTGCGACGCGCTCCAGGCCATTCCCTTCGAGTACTTGCTGGTGAGCTGGTCCACACCCGTTTCCTCCAGTAAACTCTGTTTCAGAGACGGCTGGTCTGTGTGATGGTTGCCTCTGCTGTTGCCTCTCCTTCCTACCCGTCCCGCCTCCAAATTTCAAATTTTCTGTCACTTAAAGTTCAAATCCGCGCGCCCAGTTCGAACTGTCCAGAAACCACTCCTGCAGCCCAATATAAATAAGTGGGCAGGCATATGGGACTCAGGCTGCTCAAACTACACCCCCAAGAAGTCCCACATTGGTCACGCCAACCTTCAGATCGACGCATGAGATGATGATACTACCCAGCACACCAGCATCTACAGGCTCAATATTTTTTCCTTTCCCTGAATATACCTGACTGTTACGTATGCTGTATTGATTGTCTAATATCCTTTATTCTTTTTAGGTGAGCAGATGGATGATGTGAGAGGCCCAAAACTAATATGGTTGGCATAaatgttttaagcaaacaactaaagaggAGTTCACAGGGCTTGCATTTGACGAAGCCACTGTTCGAAGGATGCTGACACATGGCACATCATTTTGCCATGGTAATCTTGCTTCCGGAGCCCGATTATTTTGGTTGTACTTGTATGTACTCATGTATGCAAGTTATGCACCAAGTGCTTTATtttattgttttctcttttctcatGTGAGTTATCGTGGCTTGTTACTGAATGTGATATGTTTGTGAGGTGCTCAATGTGTTTACCATTTCTAGCAGATAATTGTGTGCGGGCTGGAGTTGTAGTCCATGTTAAGCAAACAGAAGCCAAAGACAGGCAAATGGAGAGATAAAGCTGGTGAATGTTGTCACAGTTGCTACGTGTGTAGACGAATTTTATATTTGCCGCATGCTCTCCCCTTGATATAGGATAGAGCGAGCAATTAGAGAGTTGAGTAGGGAGAAGGGTCTTCCTACGAGATGGAGATGGACAAGAAAGAGTTTGGCTTCATGACAAAGGGGTTCATCGATTAAAAAACATATGTTTGATTGTGCTCGATGTCTATTTATCAATAATAATATATCACTACTTTAATCAATGTATTAGTTTCTGACTATACCTTAGGTCCACCTTATCTTTTTTGATCCCGTAGTgtagcacgggcatcttactagttcTATTGAAAAATCCGAGATGTTCGTTTAAGTTCTAAGAGGCCGTGTTCTGAAAATTCAGGAAACTGAGTTTGTAACTTAACGGAGAATTGGATAAGACTAGAACATGAAGAATAGCAAAATTAGGTGGAACACTATTAGCATGTTTTTGCAACTTAATGTATTCGATATTTTGTACTCAAACAAACTGACGTATCTCCGCTGACGTATTTCCGTTAATTGCCAAGCTAATGGAAAGGGTGTGAGCCCGGTTGGAAAAAACAATGGAACACGAACTAGTTATGAAGTGCTTTATTCACCAGGGAGAAAAATCCTGGATGTCTTGGCATTTTCATCTTGACAAATGTCTGGCTTTTGGGAAGATAGAAAAAGAAAATTCAAAATACGAAAGTCTGTAAAGTCTCGTACAGAAAAGAGtccgagaagaaggagaaggggagaGCTAGTTCAACACACTGCTAGGAAATAAAAATATCAAAGTCTGTTATAGAAAAGAGCGAAAAGAAAATCCTAAATCCTTCAAAGTGCACGCGCACAATCTAGTGCTCGCGAGCGGCCGATCGCTGACCGCACGATCTCGCCAGAGCATGTGTCAGAGACGCTGGCCATTGGGCGTTGCCAGTGACTTTAGTCCCACCTCAGATATGTGAGGGGGCTAGGACCACCTTATAAGGAGGAGTGCCACACTCCTTTCAGGCTAGTCTTTTGGGATGTGGTGGGCTCTTTGCTTGTAGTGGTGTGTCTGATGCGCACCGGAAACGTCCGAACATATGCCGGAGGTTGGGAGCTGGGCCTGGGAcgctaacaattggtatcagagctgggTCCCAGTCTGCCCTGTTTAGGGGGATGGGGTGTCAGAGACGCTGGCCATTGGGCGTTGCCAGTggctttagtcccacctcggataTGGAAGGGGGCTAGGACCACCTTATAAGGAGGAATGTCACACTCCCTTCAGACTAGTCTTTTGGGATGTGGTGGGCTCTTTGCTTGTAGTGGTGTGTCCGACGCGCACCGGAAACGTCCGAACATATACCGGTGGCCGCCCTCGACGCCCGTGCCCTCTTCTCCCCTCCAACCGCCCTCCCATCCATGCCATACTCGCGCCTCCACCTCGCCGCccacccgcgcgtgctcgccgcctcccccgccttcGTCATGGCCACCCCCAAGAAGCGCTTCCTGACCCCCACCCGGACCCTGCTGGTGGCTGCAGGGCCAGGGAAGTCGTCGCGATGGAACGAGGAGCTACACTTGGATCGCTGCTCCCTGGCCGAATCTGCACCATGGCTTATCCGGATGGGTAAATTTACTGCGTCTTCTTGCTTGGCGGGTTATCCCGTTCCTGATGTAAACAGAGTTTGAGCAGCCGCTGCCCGATTTGGCCTCGTTCCTTTCTTACAGGAACAGGATTGTGGTACCTGGGATGTGCCTCGTGCAGTCGCGGTGATGGAGCACATGCTCACCAGTTTCTCTTCCTTCAATACAAGGATGCGGAGAAGCCCATCTACAGTACGTGGATCTTTAATACCTGGTTAGCATATAATAAGCTAATCCGCTCAACATCGTTAGTCGTTGAATGATTCAGATAGCATGAAGTATGCATATTTTGTTGAAAATGATCATAGAGGTCACAATTCAGAAGTTATAATCAGCTACAAACATTTTTGCACACATAGTTGTTTTTGGTTAGACACGATTATTGAAAAGTTACACACATGGTGATCATTTTTGTTGGCATCTATAGTAATTTTAATTGCACACATATTTGTTTTCAGTTGGATACGATCATTGAGAAGTTGCACACACAACGATCATTTTttgttggcatctatagtagtttTAATTGCACATATATTTGTTCTCAGTTGGATATGATCACTGGGAAGTTGCACACACAGCGATCATTTTTTGTTGGCATCTATAGTACTTCTAGATATTATGCACATAATTGTTCTCAGTTACACACACGGTGATCATTTTTCATTGACATCTATAGTAGTTCCAGCTGCACACATAGTTATTTTCAGTTGGACACGATCATTGGAAAGTTGCACACACGGGGTTCATTTTTGgttggcatctatagtagttctagttgcacacatagttgttttcaGTTGGACACGGTCATTGAAAAGTTGCACACACGGGGTTCATTTTTGGTTGGCATCAATAGTAGTTCTAGTTGCACACATAGATGTTTTCAGTTGGACACAGTCATTGGAAAGTTGCATCCACGGCGATCATTTTttgttggcatctatagtagttctagttgcacacatagttgttttcaATTGGACACGGTCATTGGAAGTAGTTGGCATGGGCAATAGAATTAGTTGCACAAAATCTGCTAGGCAGTTGGCCAGGGCAACAGATAAAGTTACACATCTCACTGACATGGATTCGTTGAATGATGAAAAAATGCACATCCATAGACCATGAGGGTGCAGAAAAGTTGTCTACAGCTGAGACCCTCAAGATGCACATCTCACTAGTTGGGGTGGAGTGGGAAGGGGTACTAGCAATGAAAACTACACATACACGGGTACGGGGGAAAGTTACACATACACATCAACCGTTAGGTAGTTGGCTGGGACAGTTTCCGAAGTTGCACATCCACTGCTTGGCAGTTGACCGAGGTAGCAATAGTAAAAATTGCACTTCCAACTAGAGGATAAaagttgcacatcgactactaAGCAGTTGGATGGGGCAGCagacgaagttgcacatctcacttgATATTGGGTAGTCTGAGGTGAGGTGTCGTCATTGAAAACTGCACATCCATGGATTGAGAAAAAGTTGCACATCGACTATTAGGTAGTTGCACATCAACAACTAGCCAGTTGCACAAAACGGGGATAAAATTGCACacaaaaaagtttgtcaaaacataTTCATTCGGGATCTTGTTTCGAAGAGCACATCGCGAGGATTTCAGTGATGAAAGCGGATCTTAATTTTAATGTTTGGTTCAAAAATTATGGCTTTTttaagaaacaaaaaataaaaagcaaactagaTTGTCAACTTCCTTTTGTGTACAAGGGACCATGTACTTTCCTTATCCACCTCTAAAGCTCTACCTGAAGACAAATAATTACTATTGATAGATTATTAGGGGACCAAAACTTTCCGTTTTAGGCCGGCCGCTCGCAAAGTGTAGCGGGCAGCCGGCCTCTCGCTAGACCAACCCAACGAAAATACCAAAGTTTGTTACAGAAAAGAGCGAAAAAAAACCAAAGTCTGCTACGGAGAAGAGCGAAAATACCAAAGTCTGTTACAGAAAAGAGGCTGAGTCTGTCACAGAAAAGAGTCCGAGAACAGGGAGAAGAGGAGAGTTACCAAAAGTCTGCTACAGAAAAGAGCGAAAATACCAAAGTCTGTTACAGAAAAGAATCCGAGAACAGGAGAAAATACCAAAGTCTCTTACAGAAAAGAGTCCAAGAACAGGGAGAAGAGGAGAGTGAGTTCAATGCACTGCTAGGAAACCCACCGCACTCGCCTACCGTCGAAACGAGTGCTATAGGGTAAAAACCTAAGCAGCACCAGCATATACTAGTAAAGATGCATCCCGGCTCCTTCCATTCAGTACACCAGTAGCTACAGTTCTCTCGTGTTTATTCTCTGGCTAGCTCAAGGTTTGCTTGCCGTGTCCACGGCGCAATGGTGTCAGGTGCAGGCCCTCTTACTCTGAAGCTGGCCGCCGTCAGTGCCGTTCTCGCCCTGCTGGTCATACCTTCCTTGGGACGCTGTCCTTCCCTTGGTCCGGCacagccgccaccgccaccaccggaGGCcatagcaccaccaccaccaccaccggcgcaggcaccaccaccaccactgatGGCGGTACCGCCAGCGCCAGCGCTGGGTTCGGGGCTAGGACCGCGGCTCGGATGCGGTGAGTGTCGTGTACAGTGCTTCCCAGCGTGCCAAGCCTCCCATTCCATCGACTGCAAAGAGGAATGCGACAACGATGAGAGCCGATGCGAGGAGTGCAGGGCCGCAGTGATCGAGAAGTGCAAGGCCGTCTGCACGGGCAGCTGTGACTGCAGTGCTGAAGCCGACAAGTCATGCAACTCCGAATGCTCCTACAATACATGCAGCTACTGCGGGTACAGCCGTGGCAAGAGTTGCAAGAACGACTGTGACAACTACTGCAACAGCAACTGCTGGGGACCATAGCCTATAGTAGCTAGTGTTGAGTGCTCACCGGCCGGACTATCCGGCTATGCATGTACTCTACTAGTGGTTGGGGCGTGCCATTGGCACGCCTCCTAAGCGTTCATGTGTGCACTTATCTAGCTCACACACGTCAGTGAGTCTAGGTTGATCCTTGATGGCACGTATATACAATAAAAGTTATTACAAAAAACTTGCTATGATAAGCATCACATGTGCTCCTCCGCCGTCCTGTGCGCACGAGTCTTGTTGGTGTACTTGTGAAGGCGTATATACAGCCCGGAGGAGTACTTGTTGTTTGAACACTAATACAATTAACAGAAGTGCAGTAGCAAAGCGTTGAGTCGTCACATGAAAGAACAACACAATTCAATCATGTTCATAGGTGTGTCAATGGAAAAAAGATGGTTCTTGGATCAACGCTTTTAGATGGTAACAATTAACACAATTCAAAATGAGTTCATTGTAGACAAGCCTGGTATTGTAGCAAAGTTCATTGTAGGTTCATTGTAGCAAAGCGCTGAGTCGTCAGGCATAGCAGGCTCAAACATTTAGATGGTAACAGAAGTGCAGTAGCAAGCCTGGTGAGCATCCCCTCCAGGCCCCCCAGACCCTATCTCCCTGCAATTGATTACAGAACAAAATAGATTCATAGTGAGCACTTCAAAGTTTGAATAACAGACCGGGCAATATAGCAAGGAATCACAAGATATATAGTTGGAAATCGGTACCAGCAAATCTTCAGCTACAAGTTCATTCAACATTGGTACTATCTTAAATCATTAGTTCTATGTTCTAACCACACATGTAAAATAAAGCATCAACCTCTAAGAAAATTCTTTATTTCCCTAAGCTGGCAGAATCAAAATTAAAAGAGATGCATCTAGAATCTATTTAAGTTGATGCGCAGAGACATTTCAACCTCTAAGAAAATATTTATAACAAGTCCTAGCTGTAGTAAATACAGTACCTTCTTAAGCTGGCGCTAGGGGATGTGTAAATTGCAAGCATAAAGGTTCTTCAACTGAATAACTTCCACAAACAAATAGAATAGCAGCTTGTACCAAAACCTCACGTTATGTACCATATAGAGTTTTCCCTACACAAAAGAACCGCCAGATTGTTATCTGTGTAACGCAAAAAAAGGGAACAACATAGAAAACAATCATTCGCATCCTTGCAAATGTTGATATTATTAAATAAGGCGGGTAGGCATCCCTTTCCAACTTAAAACGTTAGGTCTTTGGAGGAAGATCTTAATTAGCAGTCTTACTGGTCTCTTCTGTAAGTTACAAAATCTGAAACAGTAACAATGTACAAGACCCAGTACTCTACATCACACTGACTCTGGAAGGAAAATAACACACAAAATGATATCAATTACCCAGAAAGGCGGGATCTACCTTAATTTGTTTGTCGAGCTTACTTTTAATTAGCATGGGGTACATAATGAAAATAACCAATGGAGTGCCAAATCAGGAGCCTTTGAATCAGCGTCAAACAGAAGATCAAATCGATTTGGTAACATGAATCCCACACTTAAACTCTTCCCATCAATAAAAGTCGGATCCTAAAAGAAACAATCAGAGAAAACAACAGTTAGACACTAACAGAGATTCCAATGTTAACAAACATGTTGAGTAATTTATATCATTGGTATCTTGGCGTAGCATAATCACCATCAGGCAAGTAAAACATGACAGACTATTAACTGAAGCGACTCATCTAGTACTTCAGTAGAGACTGGTTCTTCTGCAGCAGCAGCTACATCTTCCGACTCTTATTTATCAGATGGAGCAACTTCGTTGTTCTGTTGCCATGCATTGCCGACAAGTCATCACAATCAAGCTATTCATCTAACCAAAGAGAAATACACAGAAAACTCCATCTATCACCAAACAGAAAGGCACCATCACAGTCGTGATGTACAGATTACTAACTAACATTCTTGTACCTATTGAAAAATGGACCAAAGATCAATAATGATCTCTAGTCATAAAAGTATTAGTTGTAGAAAGAAACCGTCTATTAATCAGTGATGCCCTTATCATATAGTAGAATCAGCTGAGGATTGCTACAAGCACCAAAGGACAGACAACATAAATCACATCAGTTAAGTGTAACTGAAATCTTTCCTGCATAAATAAAAAGCGCCATCTGAGTCTTGAAGCCAAACTACTAAATAGTGGAAGAGCTCAAAGCTATTTGTTGTACCAACATTATAATGGCTACCATAAGCATATCAATGCAATACCAAGAATAACATAGAACTCAATTTATGTAAGGGGCACACACAAACTCAACGTGTCATTACTATTCTCTTCACCGACTAATGAATAACCATCCAAGCAAAGACGGAAAGTATGCTGAGTGGACTGCAGAAGACACTGACTATTTGCATTTGACAACATCATTTCATGAAATTATGATTCAGCAGTGAGAGGCATCCTAGCATGCATACCATCCATGGTATGAATCAACTGGAGGTTCTTGAACATGTTGGATGGGCGCGCCGGTCGGCAGAACGAGTAGCCCGAACGCCACGGCGAGCCTGTCAGAAACAAATGAGGGAGTAAATTGAGACTGGAAGATAACTGTAGGAACACAAGAAGTTATCTGAAGCAATGATGAGTCTCAAGGCAATATATATGAGAGTTATTTTGGTGATAGAAACTTCAGGGCTACTGGTAGTTGCTTGTGTGTAAGGTGACTTTGAACAGAAAAGAAATTGGGCAATAAACAACACCGGAAAACCAGTAGCTTGGGCAAAAAAAGGTGGGAAAATAATAAGTAGGCCTCTTCAGAGAGCTAAACTCCAACCATCATGGTAAGGCTATGAAGAATTTAGTACGGAAGTCTGAATGTGGCCTCCTATAAAATACTTTCTAGATAGTTATATTGTACTAAGACGCTAAATCAAGAAGAAAAACATGTTTCAATGAACAAACACTCTTCATGCTGATCTTTATAGAACAGACATACTGCATATATATACATCCAAATCTAAATCCAGTTTATTCAGGGATGGCATGAACATATGCAGTGCTTTCTGTAGTATTTACCTTGAGACGGGTTTAGTTCCGATGTTGGCGTCGCGATGAATTGTGCCGTGCAGCAACCGGGAGTACACCAATGCCCGTTCCCAGCTCGCAAGTGGAGACCAAACGTATCAACCACTCCCTTGCTCTAGATCCATTCTGTGAACACAGAAAACACTAATTAATGCAACTACAACTTCACAAGAACtctgaccagaacacaagtttTTTTCAAAGAACAAGCCAACACTTGATGCAACAGTTGTGTGTGCACCTGCCATTCCATGTATTAGTTGTGTTACCCATTGGTATCTGAAGTGTCTTGCCTTACAAGGGAAAGTTTGAGCATACATACTGAATCAATTAATCTGGACGACGGCCGGCATTACACCCTCCGGTGAGACCCCACTACCGGATCGCTTTAGGGGAACGCAAACAATTCTTCGTATAGAATCCTGAATACACCATCGACTTTATTAATATAAAAAGAGATAAAAGGGATACCAATAATATGGGTAATGCCATAAAAACTTTTGGATTCTGTCATTGTTTTATTGCCAAATCTGCAAATTATGATTGTAAAAACACTTCATATGACTGGCAATGCAAGTGTGAAGCAGAACTCACTCTTGTAACAATACCAAATCTCTATAGGAAGAATAATATAACTTAAGAAGAAAAATAGTGATTAGCTCCTCTCGCAATTAACCACTACAGAACTTTTGAAGAGCATCCATCACCTCAAAATTACATTGCAAACCAAACTCTTCCTGGATTAGCTCCTCGCATTGCAAATCAAGATCCTAACATGTAGGGAAACAAAGAAAATTCTAACTTAACAAAGCATAATATAACTTAAGAAGGAAAATAGTGATTCGAAGTAGCAAAAGATCTGACATACCTCAACAGTAACCTTTCCATTTTCCATCAATATATAGTATGCGATTATGACCTCCTTGATCTGAACATCAGAAATCGCAAATATGTAAATAAACTGTCAGTTGAAATTTCCTATGAACACAAGCCTCTATTTTGCTGATTCTTAGGACCTACTTCCTGCTGAATCACATCTTCACAGAGGTGCAGAAGTGTGGCTTTCCCACTATCTAGTTGTTTGTCATATATTGACTGAGTGATTAGGTTTTGATAGGTATTCCATCAACCCGGAAAGCAATACATGAGTGTCCTAATTAAGAAGGGCTAAAAGAATTAAGGAAGCAAAATCACATTTTGTGAATGTGTTCTACAGTAATCCTAGCAGgtcaaaagaacaaaaaaaggccTCCTGGTGAGGTCATACACAAATAATCCAAATTACTAACGGCATGAATACCCTGTCAAATAATACATCGAGTGGGACTCACGAGAAATAGATCTTAGCACAATATCCAGCCAGAGCAGAAAGGATGGCAATCATAACCCAGAAATCAGccgatgcacggagatggactcgcgcaggaggaggttgctgtttggcgtcatggtggcgtcaatggcggagTGGCCAGACATGGTAGATGCCTCAATTTgttctgaagacggacctgtggaagatggcggcgacgacacacgagtgcgtctgaccggattatgCCCCAGACcaggtatgtggctcggctggggcttccgaatgtgTTTCGGCTTCCGGCTATTGATGTT
This genomic window contains:
- the LOC123155873 gene encoding uncharacterized protein, whose translation is MILMQVSSCAYRFRKKSPKGQDDRAIQVKHFKSIPMADMELVLPKKKNLSLTLMDWVRFIVSVVIGLIKEVIIAYYILMENGKVTVEDLDLQCEELIQEEFGLQCNFEDSIRRIVCVPLKRSGSGVSPEGVMPAVVQIN
- the LOC123162394 gene encoding 17.5 kDa class II heat shock protein: MEGRMFGLETPLMTALQHLLDVPDGESGGAGSAGGEKQGPTRAYVRDARAMAATPADVKELPDAYAFVVDMPGLGSGDIKVQVEDERVLVISGERRREEKEDAKYLRMERRMGKLMRKFVLPENADMEKISAVCRDGVLTVSVEKLPPPEPKKPKTIQVQVA